The Haloplanus natans DSM 17983 DNA segment CGACGAGCACCACGTCGAGGCCGTGTTCGAAGAAGTGGTGGTTGGTCGGGGAGAGCATCCCGAGCGCGCTGACACCCACCACGGCCGAGCGTCCGAGCAGCGCTGCGAAGGCGGCGACGAGCAGGAAGTACGGGCGCGAGCGCCGCCGGACGAAGGCGGCGAACGCGAGCCCGAGCAACACTGCCGTCCCCAGTGCGGCGAGGCTCACGACGGCGAGCAAGCCCAGCGATGTCACGCCGACGACGGCGTGTAGCGGAACGATCATACGCGGCGTTCGTGGGCAGCGTACCTGAACGCTTCGGCGACGTGGCCGTCACTCGGCACCTGGCGTCGAGAGAAGTTGTGCGTGGGTGATGTCCTGGAAGGGAATCACCTGCATCTTCCGGCGCTCACGTTCGTTCGCGCCGATGCGATGCGTGGGACCGGATTTGAACCACGGTCGAACGCTCGTGCGTTCTCCCTGATTCGAACCCTGCCGTGCACCGTCCGGCGCTCACGTTCGTTCGCACCGATGCGATGCGTGGGACCGGATTTGAACCGGCGGACCTCTACAGGACAGCGCCCTCAACGCTGCGCCGTTGGCCTGGCTTGGCTACCCACGCTCGCGGGGGTTTTCTTGTACGCACTCATTCGTTGACGGGGGTATTTGAAATGGCTTTCCTTTTCCCCGCCGTCGATCACGTGGTCTGATACGGATTATAACGAACCGTATGACACGGTGTGGGCACCGATCGGGTGTCGGTTAGACTCGCCGTTGTTTTGTGGATCGCCCGCCGAGAGTGAGGTATGCTCCCCGACACACGCAACCGTGTCCCGGAACTCACGGCCGTCCTCTCGCTCGTGTCGCTGGCGCTCGTGTTCGGCGCGGCCCTCGGCGCCGTCCCGCGTGGCGCCATCCCGCGTGCGCCCGACGCGGTACTGTCGGCCATCCCCCACGTCAACGCCGTCATCAGCACGCTCGCCGTCGTGACCATCCTGGCCGGCGTCGTCTTCGCCCGCCGACGCGAGTTCGACAAACACCGCGTCATGATGCTCTCGTCCGCCGCGCTCTTTGCCGTCTTCCTCGTCCTCTATCTCTACAAGGTGGCGCTCGAAGGGCCGGCCGAGTTCCCCGGCCCCGACGCGATCTACCGGCAAGTGTACCTCCCGCTTCTCGCCATCCACATACTCCTCGCTATCGTCTGTCTCCCCCTCCTCTACTACGTGTTGTTGCTGGCGGCGACCCGCCCCGTCTCGGCGCTCGTCGACACCGCCCACGCCCGCGTGGGGCGGGTGGCGGCGAGCCTCTGGGTGATCTCTTTCGTCCTCGGAAATGTGGTCTACGCGCTGTTGTACGTGGTGTACTAGTCGGCGTACAGGGAGTAGACGATGACTCCGAAGCCGACGAGGGTGAGCGCGCTTTCGATAACCACCGACTGCGCGAGCGATAGCGACGTGAACTGGTGGCCAACGCCCGCGAGGAGAGCGCCGACGGTGACCAGTCCGAAGCCGATAGCGAGCGCCCGGAGCGACCGCGCCCCGGTCCGTCGGTGTGCCTTGAACGAAAGGAAGGTGATGAGACTCCCCAGAAAGAGCGTCCCGGTCTTAACCGCGACGAGAGCGATGTCGAGGTGACTCATGTCTCCTTGCGCACCTCCCCCCACAGCGACGCGAGTCGTTCGTCCGCGCTCCGGGCCGGACGGCCGACCGACACGTCCAGGCTTCCCTCCTCGGTCAGTCCGATTTCGACCTGCTCGAAGTCGACCCGATACCGGGTCGCGTGGTGACCGTCGGATCGGATCTCCGTGCCCTCCGCGAGCAGCGACGCCTCCGTCAGTAGGTCCAGTTTTCGGTAGGTCGTAGACATGGGAATCTCACACTCCTCCGACACCTCGCTCGCCGTCATCGGTTCGTCGAGGTGCTGGATAATGGTCCGGCAGTCGGGGTCGTCGAGCGCGTCGAGAACCGACTGCAGGTCGGGCGGATCGTCGCCCGACAACGGATCGCGCACCATACGCCACCTCACCGAGGCAGTCACTTATACTACGCGTTGGCGAGTTCTGCGGCCGGACGCTCGTCGGGGACCGAACATGTTCGCACATAGCTTTTCGGATGATCCCGGCCTATCGTAAGATGTCATGAGCACGACAGCCGAATCCGAATCCACGACCGACAGGACGACCACGACGGTCCATCTGCGCGCGACGGGACACGTCCGGGACGCGATGGAGCAGCCCCACCAGGAGTTCACGTTCGAGGGCGACACCCTGCGTGATCTCCTTGAAGCTTTTTTCGAGGAGCGACCGGATCTCGCGGAGATGCTGATCGCCGAGACGGAGGCGGAGGCGACGACCGACGGGTGGGCCAAACCCCCCGAGAACCTGCCCGGCACCTGGCACAAGAACCCCGAGGGCGAACAGACGAAACCCTACGCTCGGGTGTTGGTCAACGGGAAGTTCAACGAAGTCCTCGACGGCTTCGACACGAAAATCGATGACGGCGACCGCGTGAGCTTCGTCTATCCTTTCATTTTCTGTTGCTGATACTGTCGGCTGTTGGCCGACCGAGCCTCGTCTCCTCGGGGTGGCGAGCCGTTCGAAACAGTCCGAGACGACCCGCCGGTCGGACCGCGTGCTATCGATCCCTCCGTCGGCCGTGGGCTTTCGGTCCGGTTTCGCTTTTTACGTGTCACTCGAACCAGTTCGCCCTCGAAACCACCGCCAAGGAATCGGCTGGGCGGTTCATACGGCTCGCTCCCGACGATTCAGGTAGAGGTGACAGCCAATGTTCGATACGACCCGACGCCGGGTGATGCAGGCACTCGGCATCGGTGGGACGGCGGCGGTGGCAGGGTGCAGCGTGGAGGCCCCGACGGCCTCTGAAACGACGACGGAGCGGCGACAGGTCGAGCAAACGTCGACGCCGACGGTCGACCAGGTGGCGGCCGATCCGACCGACATTCCCGATCCGATCGATCGGAGTCAGCCGACGACCCACGAGGTGACGCTCACGATGGAGGAGGTGACCGCCGAAATCGAGCCCGGAGTCACCTTCGACTTCATGACCTTCGGCGGTCAGGTCCCCGGCCCGATGATCCGCGTTCGGCAGGGCGACACGGTCGATCTGACCGTCGAGAACTCCGAGGGGAACGCCCTCCCACACAACGTGGACCTTCACGCCGTCTACGGAACCGGCGGCGGGTCCGTGGCGACGACTGCCGCGCCCGGGCAGCAAAACGCCATGACGTTTCAGGCGACCTATCCGGGCGCGTTCATCTACCACTGTGCCGTGCCGAACCTCGATATGCACATCAGTGCCGGTATGTTCGGCATGATCCTCGTCGAGCCGAAAGGCGGGTTGCCGGCGGTGGACCGCGAACTCTACTTCGGCCAACACGAGGTGTACACCGACGGCGAAGTCGGTCAAGAGGGTAAGCACAGCTTCGACATCGAATCGATGAAAAACGAGAACCCGACGTACGTCCTCCTGAACGGGGAGAAGTACGCGTGGGCGGCTGCCAACCGCGGTCCCCTCGAAGTCCAGCAGGGCGACCGCGTCCGGGTGTTCATGGTCGACGGCGGCCCGAACTACTCCAGCAACTTCCACCCCATCGGCAACGTCTGGAAGCGGGCCTACCGCGACGGCGGCGTTCCCGAGGACGGGGACTTCGACGCCTACGCCGACAAGAACATCCAGACGGTGAAGGTGCCGCCGGGAAGCTGCATGATCGGCGAGATGGACACGCCGGTCCCCGAGCGGATCAAACTCGTCGACCACGCGCTCAGCCGCGTCGCGCGGCGGGGGATGCTCGCCGAAGTCGACGTCCTCGGCGAGGAGCGCGAGGAAATCTTCGACCCCGACGCCGGCGGAACGAGTCACGAGGGGCCGCAGTACGCCTGATCGGTCGGTCGGCGTTCCCGGCCCGTTATGTTCGTGGGCGCCGAGGGTTCGGGCATGCCCACGGCCCGACTCGCGGTCACACTCCCCGCGGACATCTGGATCGCGGATCTCTCGACGCGGTACCCGGACGCAACCTTTCGCGTGCTGGCAGCGCTTCCCGACGCGGACACCGGCGTCGGCCTGGTCGAAATCGTCGCATCCGACGTGGACGACGTGCTCGCTCGCCTCGACGGGACCGACGGCGTCCGGGTGTTCGAGACCCTCTACCGTGGCGACGACCGGGCGCTCGTGCAGTTCGAGACCGACGATCCCCTGTTGCTCATGTCGATTCGGAACTCGCGGGCGCCGTTCGAACCGCCGGTCACCATCGTCGACGGCGTGGCCGACATCGAACTCACCGCCCCGCGCGAGCGGCTGTCGTCGCTCACCGACCAGTTCCGGGCGCTCGGTCTCCAGTTCGACGTCCGCTCCATCCGCACCACCATCGACTCGGAGTCGGTGGTGAGCGACGGTCAGCGACGACTGATCGAGACGGCCGTCGCGGAGGGGTACTACGACACGCCCCGGGCCTGTACGCTGACGGAACTCGCCGAGCAGCTCGGGATCGCAAAATCGACAGCGAGTGAACGCCTGCACCGTGCAGAGGGGGCGATCATCCGGGCGTTCGTCGCCGACGGTGCGGCGGGAAGCGAACGGCGCTAGTCCTCGTGACTCGGCTCGCCGTGTTCGGCGCCCGCCTCCGACGGCGGCCCACCGGTCTTATCACGGAGTAACAACACGAGACCGAAGACGATGGGGGAGAGAAATGCCGCGACGAGGGAGCCACCGACCACCAACGACATGGTCACACCGCCCTGATTGAGGCCGCCGCTGCTGCCGTCGCCCTCGCTCCCGCCGCTGCCGCTGCTACCGGTTTCACCACCACTCCCACTGCCACCGCCACCACCGCCACCGCTCCCGGCGACGACTTCGGCACCGTCGGGAACGGCGTCGCCGACGACGACGACGCCTTTCATCCCGAGCGCCTTGTGGGGTTGGCAGAAGTACTTGACGGCGCCACTGGACTCGAACGTGTGTTCGAACGTGAAGCCCGCTTCCTGCTTCAGTTCGCTGGAGAAGTTACCGGAGTCGGCCGCGACGTTGTGGACGCCGCCCTCGCCCGTCCACTCCCAGACGACGGTCGTTCCGGGATCGACCTGGATGGCCGCCGGGCCGAAGCCGAACGCGCCCTGATTGGCCTCGACACCGACTTCGACGGTCACTTCGCCCGACCCCGTGTGGTCGTGGACGCCGTCGTAGTTGCTCACGTCACTCATCCAGCCACCGAACGGCCCGGACTGTGCCACCGCCGTTCCGGCCGCCCCCGTACCCACGAGTCCAGCCCCGACGGCACCGGCACCGGCCCGTAGCAGCCGTCGCCGTCCCAGCCGAGCGTCGCGTTCCTCGCTCATTGTCGCTTGGCCGTACACACGACCCCCTCAAAAATATTGCCGGTTTCGCGTCCACTTGCCGCTTTATCGGTCATCCGGCCGACGGTTAGTCGTCCGCTGGCGCCGATTCGCTCCCGACGACGGGCCGGGACACGTCACGGTCGGTCGACTCCCCCTCGATGTCGTAGGGGTACTCGCCGGTGACACAGCCGAGACAGAGGTCGCCTTTCGTTCGCCCGAGTACGTTCGCGATGGCGTCGATGGAGAGATAAGAGAGGCTGTCGGCGCCGATGACTTCCCGGATATCCTCGATGCTCTTGTCGGCGGCGATGAGTTCGTCCCGGCTGGCCATGTCGATGCCCATGTAACACGGCGCGACGATGGGTGGCGCGCCGATGCGGACGTGCACTTCCTCGGCGCCGGCATCGCGGATCAGATCGACTAACTGTGTCGAGGTGGTGCCGCGGACGATGCTGTCGTCGATGATGGTCACCGTCTTGTCCTCGACGGTGCTTCTGATCGGGTTGAGCTTCAGGCGGACGGCGCGTTCGCGTTCGTCCTGTGTCGGCATGATGAACGTCCGGCCGACGTACCGATTTTTCATCAGCCCTTCGGCGAACTCCACGTCGGCGCCGTCGGCGTTGGCGGCCTCGGCGTAGCCGGAGGCAAAGGAGCGCCCGGAGTCGGGGACGGGCATCACCACGTCCGTATCGATGCCGCTCTCGGCCCAGAGTTTGCCCCCGAGTTCGCGGCGGGCGTCGTAGACGAGTTCGTCGTCGATGACCGAGTCCGGGCGGGCGAAGTAGACGTGTTCGAAAAAGCAGTGGGCCGTCGCGTCGCGCTCCACGAGTTGATAGGAGTCGAAGCCGCTTCCGTCGGGTTCGAGGACGACCAGTTCTCCCGGCGCTACGTCGCGGACGAGGTCGCCGTCGAGCGTGTCGATGGCCGCCGACTCCGAGGCCAGCACGTAGCCGTCGTCGAGTTTCCCGATACAGAGCGGCCGATTCCCCTCCGGATCACGCACCCCGAGGACGGCCTCGTCGTGCATGATCGTCAGCGCGTAGGAGCCGTGAATGCGGCTCATCGTTCGTTTGACCGCGCGCACGAGGTCCTCTTCCAGGAGGTTGCGCGCGAGGTCGTGGGCGATCACTTCGGTGTCGCCGTTGGAAGTGAAGGCGTGACCGAGCCCCTCCAGTTCCGAGCGAATCTCCGCGGCGTTGACGAGGTTGCCGTTGTGTGCGAGGCCGAGCGACCCGGACTTGAACGAGACGGAAAACGGCTGGGCGCAGGAGGCGTTGACGCCCCCGGAAGTGGGGTATCGGACGTGCCCGATACCCGTCTGGCCGTTCAACTGGTCCAGTGCGTCGGCGTCGAACGCGTCGCCGACCAGGCCCATCTCGACGTGGCTGTGTTGCTGGAATCCGTCGTGTGTTACGATACCTGCCGACTCCTGTCCCCGGTGCTGGAGCGCGTACAGGGAGTAATACAGGGGGCGCGCGGCGTCGCGGTCGGACAGCGAAACCCCCACGACGCCACACTTCTCGGTCATCCCGTTCGGGGTACGGTGATCCCGCCCGTGTGCCATGAGCGTTGCTACTGTGCCGTGGGGTAAAAAGGCACGCTATTGCGGTTCGTCCGGCGGTTCGGCATTCCCGCGTCTTGGCGGGTGAGACGCCCCGTCGGCGGTCGATATCGGCGATTCCGTCGACCCGCAGTGGCGACCGACCGGTGGACGGTCACAGCGGCCGTACGAAACCGCAGTAAACGAGGAGTCCAACGGAGAGGTGACGCGTTATTCGCCGGCCTTGCTCTGCCACTCGTAGTCCCGGCGCTTGGCGGACTTGCCGAAGCCGCACGACGAGCAGACTTTCTTGCGGACGTGGTAGGATTTCTCACCGCAGCGTCGACATTTGACGTGGGTCGTCTTGTTCTTCTTTCCCTGACTCGGCGTTCCGGCTCCCGTCATGTACTTATCGTCACGACGTTGTCGCCGCGTATAATCGTTGTGTTGTCGACCGACTCGATCTCGGGTTCGGCGAGGATGCCCTCGCTGACTTCCTCGATCGGTTCGAGCACGACGTTCATATGCTGGTCGTAGCCCGCGAGGAGGCCGTGAAACGCCCGGCCGTCCTTGAGATGTACCGTCACGTCCTCGTCCAACGAGGCCTCCAGCACGTCGAGGGGTCGTCCGCCCATGCCAACAAAGGCTACGGGTAGGAATAATAAACGTACCGGACACGCCGTCCGGGGCCGTCGGCCCTTTCGTCGACAGTCTTTTGTATATTGCACACTCTTTACAACATACAATGCCCGACACGTGTCACTTCCAGGTTCGGCGGCTCGGCGGAACGGTCGTGTTGATCGGTCTGGTGCTCGGGGTGCTGGTCAACCAGTGGTTCCTCGCCATTTCGGCGTTCGCCGGCGTCAATCTCCTCCAGAGCAGTTTCACCGACTCCTGTCCGGCGGAGTATTTCCTCCCCGGTTGTTCGGATGAGGACGGGACGGCGGCGGAGGACCCGGTGGCCGACTGACGACCGGATAGCGATGTAATTCCAAAACAAAACTCTGCCCGGTGAGGTGGCACCTCGCCGATGACGGGCCGTCGCCAATGATGGGGCCGCGATGGTCCTCGCGCTCGGATGACTTCGAGGAAGCGGCCGAGGCACGCGCTAGCGACACCCTTGACCGCGCCCGCGACATCGCCGCGGAGTACGGCGTTGACGTCGGCACCGACGTGTGGTGAGACGCGGAGTATAAGTCCGTCTCGGCCTTACTCCGGGTATGAGCTACCCCGTCACCTACTACTGCCCGCGGTGTGAGGCCGTCGTCGAACTCGAACGCGAGGGCTACCTCGCCGACCGCTCGGTGACGCCCTACCCGCTCGAAGGGTGGACGTACGTCGACGCCGACGAGGACGTGGAGTCGGCCGACGGCGTCCGCTTCGTCTGTGGCGAGGACGGCACCCTCCGAGACGACGAGACCGGCTGTGGCGAGCCCTTCTACCTGAGCTACGTCCGGTTCGAGAACGGCGAGGAGGTCGAACCCGTCCCGGAGAGCGAGTACGTCACGATCGGTCGGTAGCTACCCTTTGATGTTACAGACCGGATACGTCCGGGCCACCTTGTCGCCGATGCCGAGGGCGTCCGAGACGCGCACCACCTCGTCGACATCCTTGTAGACGCCGGGCGCCTCCTCGGCCACCGTTGCGCCGCTCTGGGCTTTGACGTACACCTGGTTTTGCTCCCGGAGTTCGTCCTGTACCGTCTCGCCCCAGTACTCCCGTTTGGCCTGCGTTCGGCTCATCAGCCGTCCGGCGCCGTGGGCCGTCGAGCCGAACGTGAGGTCCATCGACGCCTCGCCGCCCCGGAGGACGTAGCTCCCCGCACCCATGCTCCCGGGGATGATGATGGGTTGGCCAACGTCCCGGTACGCGGCGGGGACTTCGGGATGGCCGGCCGGGAACGCCCGCGTCGCCCCCTTGCGGTGGACGTACAGTTCGCGCTCCTCGCGGTCGGCGGTTTCGCCGCCTCCCACCGGTCGCCCCTGCGGGTCGACCCCCACCGTATGCGTCTCTTTTTTCGCGATGTTGTGGGCCACGTCGTACAGCAGGTGCATATCCATCGACTCCCACGAGCGGTCGAAGACGCGTTCGAACACCTGCCGGACCCGGTGCATGATCAACTGGCGGTTCACCCACGCGAAGTTGATGCAGGCACACATCGCGCCGTAGTACTCCGTGGCCAACTCGGAGCCCGCGGGGGCGGCTGCGAGTTCCTTGTCCGGCAGTTGGTCCAACAGGTCGCCGTGTCGCTTCTCGATTTTTCGCAGGTAGTCGGTGCAGGTTTGGTGGCCCAGCCCCCGGCTCCCGCAGTGGATGAGGACGACGACCTGGTCGGGTTCGAGGCCGTAGGCGTCGGCCACGTCGTCGCGGTAGATGTCGGTCACGCGCTGGACTTCGAGGAAGTGGTTGCCGCTTCCGAGACTCCCCAACTGGTTCTTGCCGCGGTCTTTTGCCTTCTGGGAGACGGCGCTCGGGTCGGCGTCCGGCCGGTAGCCCTCGTCCTCGCAGTGGGTCAGGTCGTCCGCGACGGCCCACCCCGCTTCGAGTGCCCAGTCGACGCCGCGGGAGAGGACCGCCTCTACGGTGTCCATATCGCCCTCGACGATGCCGCCCCCGCCGAGCCCCGAGGGGACGTTCGCGAACAGGGCCTCGACGAGTTCCTCCTCGCGACCCTGCACGTCGTCGTAGGTGAGACTTGTTTTCATCATTCTCACGCCGCAGTTCGACACGACGAATCCGTTCGCGAGAAATGTGTGTGCGTCGTGGGTCACACCGATGTCGTAGACGGGTTTTTCGCCGACTTCCCGGATCGCCTCGATTTGGACCTCTATGGCACCGTCAGCCCTCACTTCGACGGTTTCGCAGAACTCCTCGAATCCCGGGAAATCGTCGCCCGGCCGCGGGCGCCCGGTCCGCCCGGTCCAAATGCTTCGCTCGATGAATCGGCCGTTGATGTCGAATCGTTGCTTGATTGTGGAGACCGTACTTCCGCCATCGGCCAGTGCTTCGGCTTCGTCGGCAATCCGTTCACGTCGAGTGATCTCTCGCTCCTTGGTTCGGAGATACTGGACTGCTTGCATCGCCTTCCGCTGTTTTCCGGGGTGGTATCGGTACCCGACGCGGGTGAAGAAGTTCAGGAGGTTCTCGGTGTCGTTTTTGATCCCCAGTCGGAAACGAATCGTCGATGACGTGCTGTTCGAATCCGTCTCGAATGCCTCGATTTCGTTCGTCTCGATGCCAATGTCGTCAAGGAACGCTGCCATATCTTCCATGAACGCTCGGCCTGCCGACCTCGTGCCGACCGTTCTGGTCTGGGAAACTTTCGGGCAGTAGAGATTCTTATCGTGTTGTGCCGCTGGCGTGTTCATCTCGGCACCGAAATATGCCGAATAAAAGAGCGCCCGCTGCCAGTCGGTTAGGCGGTGGAGGTAGTCGGGTGTCGTGAATTCTGACTCGACTTTCGGGCCTTCGAGGACACCGAGTTCCACGAACACGCGGCGCAACGCCTTCGAGGTTGTCTTGAAGCTGTATTCGGTCCGCTCGAACGTCTTCCCGTCGATATCGTGATCTCGGTCGCGTTCGTAGATTTTCGACGGGGTGAATCCGATTGCACGGATATCTTCCCGAATTTCCGCCAGTTCCTCCGGTTCGCCGTAGAACCACGTCTGTCCCGGATCGCCGTACGACCCATCCCCGAGCAGGAATCCGACGACTTTCAACAGATGGTTGAACGTCTCGTCGGTCGACCGAAGCGGAAGGAGCCCTCTGTCTTTCAAGACTTGCCGAATCTGCGGGTTGTCATCCACGAAGTCGTTCTCGGAGAGGACGGTGAACTCGTTCGGGTCTTCGTGTTCGAGTCCTTCGAACGGCTGGACGTACACCGAGTCGCCCGGCCCCAAGTCCTCGACTGTGACCATCCCTTCCGGCGTCTCGAACTCGTGATCGGCGGTCGCTTCGATCCGCCTTCCGGTCGCCGTTTCGAGTTCGAACACGGGCTTTGGACCGGATTCGGTGAACAGCCGGATGTCGGACGCGGCCACCTCGTCACCCGTCGCGACGGAAGCACGCTCCGTTTCGAATCGTTCTTCGAGCGTTTCGAGCGGTAGCGTACGCCCGAACGAGAGTCGGACCTCCGTGTCACCGGTCAAGCAGTTGATGTCGTAACCCACAGAACCGGGCGAGATACAGCCGTCCTCCACGTCCGTCGCCCCTACGCCGCCGACGGGGAAGCCGTAGCCCTGATGGCCGTCGGGCATACAGATGGCGTGGCCGGTGATCCCCGGCAGATGCGTCGCGTTTCGCAACTGCTGGAGCGTCTTGTCCCCGCCGATTTCCTCCAGCAGCGCCTCGCTCGCCAGCACTCGCGCGGGAGCGCGCATGTCACCCTCGCGTGGCATCTCCCAGACGAACTCCCGAACCCGTTCGAGTTGGATGCCGTCGAACTCGCGTGTGGTCATACGCGAACCGACGTGACCGACGCGGGAATACGTTACTACACGTCCAGCACGACGTATGCCTCCCAGCCGCCGCCGTCGTCCGCCGACCGGCCCTCACCGGACTGTGCTCGACTGCTCGGGGACCGTTCCACGCGCTTCTCGACGCGCATCTCGGAGTACGTGACGGCCTTTACATCGCGTGCGGTCACGTCCGAGAAGGGGACGCCCCGGGTGCTCGCCTTGATCACCCACTCCTCGCCCGTCTCGCGGACGGTGGCCTCGTTGTCGACGGGGAGGACGCCCCGTACGTCGCGCTCGTAGATGAGTTGGTCGAGGTAATCGAAGAGGAGGGCCTCCAGTCCCTCGGCACGGACGGTGAGGGAGAACCGCTCGCCGGAGTCCGGAATCCGGTCGCAGGTGGCGGCCGCGAGGCCGTCGGCGACGGCGGCGAACGTCTCGCCGAGGTCGACGCCGGTCGCCGCGACGGCCACGTCGGCCGTATGCGGGCGGAGTTCGTAGCTCATGGCGTTGGAGACGGGGTGGACGGTGAAAACCGTTGGTCCCGACGAAGCCGGCGACGATGGACGCCGACGGTGAAGTTATATTGCACGGCCGCGTTAGAACTGCGGTAGTGAGCGTCACCGTCGAGAAACGCGTCGATGGCCCCGGCGCGACGGATCACGCCGACGGGGCCTGGAAACTCAAAGAGCGAATCCGTCGGGAGGAGGGCGTCCTCAAGCAGCGAAAGCGGTTTTTCATGGACGCCTACCGCCGCGCGACGACCCACCTGCTCTATCTCGACGACGACCTGGTCGGGTTCGCGACGGTTCGACGTGACGGCTACATCCTCTTTCTCGCCGTCTCGCCCGACCGTCGCGGCGAGGGGTTCGGCCGGCGACTCGTCGCCGAGGTGGCCGAAGAACACCGGACCGTCACCTGTCACGCCCGGGCGACGAACGAACGGGCGCTCGACTTCTACGAATCCGTCGGCTTCGAGATCAAGCGCCGGATCGACGGCTACTACGAGGACAACGGCGACGCGTACTACCTCCGCCTCGGCCCCGACGAACGGCTCCGCGACCGGCTCTCGGAACTGATTCGGCGGTAGTGCCGTCGGCCGTAACTGCCGGTACGACGGTGTGGTGTGGCGGCGGCCCGTATCGACGGACGGCCGACGGTTAGTGCTCGAACTGCTTCCGGTCGGTGACGACCGTCGAGATCAGATCCATCGGCGTCGCGTCGTAGGCGGGGTTCTCGATGGTGACGCCCTCGATTGGCTCGCGGATGACTTCGGTGGGTTCGCGCTCGTCGTTCTCGAAGACGAAGTCGCTCTCGATGATCTTCGACTCCGAACCGACGACGACGACGGGCACGCCGACGACGTTCGCGGCGGCGACGAGCGGAAAGGTGCCGACGCGGTTGTAGAGCGTGTCGCCGACGATGCAGGTCATGCCGACGACGACGCGATCACAGCGGTCGAGAATGGTGCCCGCCGCGCTGTCGACGAGGAGGTGTGGGTCGACGCGGTCCATCTCCGCGAGGCGGCGGGCGGTCTTGCGGCCGAGGTGACGCGGCCGAGCCTCGGTGGCGTAGGCGGTGAGGTGACAGCCCTCGGCGGCGGCCACCTCGACGGCCTCTAAGACGGTCGTCGAGAAGTCGTGTGTGAGGATGGTTTCGCCGTCCTCGAAGGTGGTCGCGGCGCGGGCGGCCGCCTCGTGTTTGCCCGTCTCGATCGTCTCGACGATCCGGCCGATCTCCTCGCGGGTCAGGGCTTTCGCCCTCTCGACGGTATCGGCCCCGCCGAGAACGCCGTCGACGACCTCCCGCATCGCCTTGTGGAGGGAGGCGTGAGAGGGGTTGGCCCGGCGGAGCGCCCCCGCGTTGCGTTCGAGGTCACGCTCGTAGGCCTCGACGTTCCGGTACTCCCGGTCGAGGAGTTCGGCGAGCGCCTCGGTCGCCTTGACCGCGACCACCGACGAACTGTGGGTCTGCATCCGGCGAATCTCCTCGATGGTCTCGTCGATCATACGGGGAGGTGTCGTGTCGGCGGCAAAGAGGTTCCGGCTACGTGTCGACCTGCCGCCGGGCGTACGCGTACGCGAGAAGTGCAGTGACGAACCAGACGACCGCCCCGACGCGGACGGCGAAGGCGGCGCGGGCGCCCCACGTCGGGAGCGTCGTCGTCGTCGATAGGGCGGCGACGAGGGGCGCACCGGCGACGATGGTGGCGACGAACGTCACCTGCATCACCCACCCGAAGTCGACGCCGTCGGGATCGGTTCGTTCGACGCGGTGTGGCACGCCTCCTGATTCGCAGTCGATCGGGTAATGTGTGGCGGTTTAGCGGCCGAGGAAGTCGACGAGCGCGTCGTTGAACGCGTCGGGCCGTTCGAGCATGGCTAGGTGGGCCGCGTCGTCGACGGTCGTCC contains these protein-coding regions:
- a CDS encoding DUF7471 family protein, which encodes MIVPLHAVVGVTSLGLLAVVSLAALGTAVLLGLAFAAFVRRRSRPYFLLVAAFAALLGRSAVVGVSALGMLSPTNHHFFEHGLDVVLVALVVAAVYYARTVRREVPAS
- a CDS encoding halocyanin domain-containing protein, giving the protein MSEERDARLGRRRLLRAGAGAVGAGLVGTGAAGTAVAQSGPFGGWMSDVSNYDGVHDHTGSGEVTVEVGVEANQGAFGFGPAAIQVDPGTTVVWEWTGEGGVHNVAADSGNFSSELKQEAGFTFEHTFESSGAVKYFCQPHKALGMKGVVVVGDAVPDGAEVVAGSGGGGGGGSGSGGETGSSGSGGSEGDGSSGGLNQGGVTMSLVVGGSLVAAFLSPIVFGLVLLLRDKTGGPPSEAGAEHGEPSHED
- a CDS encoding helix-turn-helix domain-containing protein, producing the protein MPTARLAVTLPADIWIADLSTRYPDATFRVLAALPDADTGVGLVEIVASDVDDVLARLDGTDGVRVFETLYRGDDRALVQFETDDPLLLMSIRNSRAPFEPPVTIVDGVADIELTAPRERLSSLTDQFRALGLQFDVRSIRTTIDSESVVSDGQRRLIETAVAEGYYDTPRACTLTELAEQLGIAKSTASERLHRAEGAIIRAFVADGAAGSERR
- a CDS encoding DUF420 domain-containing protein produces the protein MLPDTRNRVPELTAVLSLVSLALVFGAALGAVPRGAIPRAPDAVLSAIPHVNAVISTLAVVTILAGVVFARRREFDKHRVMMLSSAALFAVFLVLYLYKVALEGPAEFPGPDAIYRQVYLPLLAIHILLAIVCLPLLYYVLLLAATRPVSALVDTAHARVGRVAASLWVISFVLGNVVYALLYVVY
- a CDS encoding DUF7521 family protein, which encodes MSHLDIALVAVKTGTLFLGSLITFLSFKAHRRTGARSLRALAIGFGLVTVGALLAGVGHQFTSLSLAQSVVIESALTLVGFGVIVYSLYAD
- a CDS encoding winged helix-turn-helix domain-containing protein: MVRDPLSGDDPPDLQSVLDALDDPDCRTIIQHLDEPMTASEVSEECEIPMSTTYRKLDLLTEASLLAEGTEIRSDGHHATRYRVDFEQVEIGLTEEGSLDVSVGRPARSADERLASLWGEVRKET
- the nirK gene encoding copper-containing nitrite reductase, with product MFDTTRRRVMQALGIGGTAAVAGCSVEAPTASETTTERRQVEQTSTPTVDQVAADPTDIPDPIDRSQPTTHEVTLTMEEVTAEIEPGVTFDFMTFGGQVPGPMIRVRQGDTVDLTVENSEGNALPHNVDLHAVYGTGGGSVATTAAPGQQNAMTFQATYPGAFIYHCAVPNLDMHISAGMFGMILVEPKGGLPAVDRELYFGQHEVYTDGEVGQEGKHSFDIESMKNENPTYVLLNGEKYAWAAANRGPLEVQQGDRVRVFMVDGGPNYSSNFHPIGNVWKRAYRDGGVPEDGDFDAYADKNIQTVKVPPGSCMIGEMDTPVPERIKLVDHALSRVARRGMLAEVDVLGEEREEIFDPDAGGTSHEGPQYA
- a CDS encoding ubiquitin family protein, whose product is MSTTAESESTTDRTTTTVHLRATGHVRDAMEQPHQEFTFEGDTLRDLLEAFFEERPDLAEMLIAETEAEATTDGWAKPPENLPGTWHKNPEGEQTKPYARVLVNGKFNEVLDGFDTKIDDGDRVSFVYPFIFCC